A single Anopheles arabiensis isolate DONGOLA chromosome 2, AaraD3, whole genome shotgun sequence DNA region contains:
- the LOC120893556 gene encoding mucin-5AC-like, giving the protein MCGKCSAPSRRSFCSCTRRKLSERSITVSGQSRSAMDYIGRTMNICLILFMISITGSHCQYFSNRDIILTPHQLKTHPGKVLYYRPREQVPSDEKPNATGGNGNAVPWEEVLKETVFLALNDNKTSLQQQSSGSTENAPLLANRQQKAIYNAPYIGAVDLTVPRFGDIVELAHGRLEQDAAADDSYFFVQQQDGKPEEPLRNVTALWKVERIRHRDDQRGHRYELKFTVAQPSKQATTTASESTATPLEGEQEQGGAAASNRTYIIRDEDYPRYFGQLINSPNAIPMHRKNDQMFDRTFFDMVQSQAPPHPQPHHQFGSFAPATRFYRPAVVQQAQQTMTVGQYLLQSLLSGGEAPKYHHHHHHFVPGKMAASPAYYGGLAAATSNRIKFPDSFTGSSHSVPKFYQHIHFQRPSIAPLAPTALPGSYLFHHPKDSHAPAPSNIHHDYTKLVDLRGATTPTGHDSVEAKPTTTVKANAVQQQKPSAPSPNLIQQSFQAQKTSPKPQQFPTQQQQQQFHQQVATISTATGPQQQQQQQTGPGQAPNAPTAQQFPPQQHLIYRPQVSPQQQQQQPILIHPHAHPQLGGPPGFFPPSHVIQSIPFYNPQGQMVVNHIPVMSNHHMFQMSPPQPIAIPVHVQLIPPSQNHLYAAQQQQQQQAPLHPHQPQDGLQAIPVRIMQPIPNPVHLYSPVNPFLPPLQAQQQQSFHHHHHNPHHPIVTVTPKTTSSSSSSPTTTNYQHHQHHPHPASHGHHAGNHTQVASTAGQPSPTSQNHPHSHPHPHHSSHSFNAIPTVFKFTSSNAIPHPQKTTTLGGGPTSSSSPTVTAQHHRYNTPNVQLSGPSISPTPAHRHRYSTASGGATGAGGTRSSPSSSSPSSSSSSASSPSPTSATRSSSRYTSAVGQVSGPTVSSTVANHRYAPLPTVPASPAGLREKFTAAAFQPSASESKQTTRKLESPTSKVNNNNNNQAGVTDTVGSPSNAVSPKYESFGVENAVTPTPPAESLLSAATPTASSLSQIHHSPTASPASRTTLAGGPGAFSYSNFVDASGAVSVTAKLTSEQTSSSPHHRTSSSSSASTASLASSSSASSAGSPSPTTPISITTQATYVPPPKSYIQQLGPTIGVKYPPAFKSMPSVTILPPQIETPIASTLKTYQYLNHHDTYDFIPSRVVELAHVKKMNGQKHGKRTKTQKGQKKPNGPMAGPAGAGMGPNGNHHHHVTVTSSKPLRFYPGDGPEYATHRPEAQLSVQLPPPEKDYTMTYYGTPKHNQKVQRPKNFVTPLHSYQSSSTTPIPPPSAVTVPSSSAPSVVSSVSSPAPASASTTSAPPPQVTAQGGRNVTVSTFRSATASSTAHYYKNRNEKSDDLTTMGITTMRPRMMLKTIYRQFPGSFVSTSTSTSTEKPVQKWVPKRPRTSSKSTSGEFSTSTLPSSSLPVSGEQAVASSERAIDVVTKTPVVPVVRSNLDQQMQRVRASRGRSRYTYRRIPSGNPPPIPTGQQQQQQHLTGSSMRTSRMRNSNFSSSTTTIKPIPSVTSSVFDSNRIDGRSFEQQERKAEEMVMTTATAKNASNEKIKRDTSEATDDNKEETDRTTVAVAEQLVAQQAEHKQDALEVTEPEKEFVMVKANISPPIATNQSNMVLFEASDAGSFDASSGPAAVESSGRSIGSAFDDLTMSIINHAKAIVNQTEKPADPAQEELSATEPTVAPAVASGKSIESNEIAHKDEYEPETTVEVTTAAAGSTSSPVTESTVSETIGTTFEDGVEGATADDGASQTTVAVDVA; this is encoded by the exons atgtgtggtaaATGTTCTGCACCCTCACGGCGCTCGTTCTGCAGCTGTACAAGACGAAAACTCAGCGAACGATCCATCACTGTCAGCGGCCAATCACGTTCCGCCATGGATTACATCGGACGTACAATGAACATTTGTTTAATTCTTTTCATG ATATCCATTACCGGCAGCCATTGCCAGTACTTCAGCAACCGTGATATCATTCTGACGCCCCACCAGCTGAAGACGCACCCGGGCAAGGTTCTTTACTATCGACCGCGTGAGCAGGTTCCGTCCGACGAGAAGCCCAACGCGACCGGCGGCAATGGTAACGCGGTGCCCTGGGAAGAAGTGTTAAAAGAAACCGTTTTCCTAGCGCTGAATGATAACAAGACGAG CCTTCAGCAACAATCTTCTGGAAGCACTGAAAATGCACCGCTCCTAGCGAACCGGCAGCAGAAGGCGATCTACAATGCACCGTACATCGGGGCAGTCGATCTGACCGTTCCCCGCTTTGGTGACATCGTCGAGTTGGCCCACGGTAGACTGGAGCAGgacgccgccgccgacgaTTCGTACTTTTTCGTCCAGCAGCAGGACGGTAAGCCGGAGGAGCCGCTGCGCAACGTGACCGCCCTGTGGAAGGTGGAACGGATTCGGCATCGTGATGATCAGCGCGGACATCGGTATGAGCTGAAGTTCACGGTGGCACAGCCGTCCAAACAGGCTACGACGACGGCCAGCGAATCGACCGCCACTCCGCTGGAAGGTGAACAGGAACAGGGAGGAGCAGCCGCAAGCAATCGCACCTACATCATCCGTGACGAGGACTACCCGCGTTACTTTGGACAGCTGATCAACTCCCCGAACGCCATTCCCATGCACCGGAAGAACGATCAAATGTTCGATCGCACCTTCTTCGACATGGTACAATCGCAGGCTCCCCCCCATCCGCAACCGCACCACCAGTTCGGTTCGTTCGCTCCGGCCACCCGCTTCTACCGACCGGCCGTCGTGCAGCAGGCACAGCAAACCATGACCGTCGGGCAGTATCTGCTGCAATCGCTGCTGTCCGGTGGCGAGGCGCCCAAgtatcaccaccatcatcatcactttGTCCCCGGCAAGATGGCGGCCAGCCCCGCATACTACGGAGGGCTAGCGGCGGCCACGAGCAATCGCATCAAGTTCCCCGATTCCTTTACCGGCTCCAGCCACTCGGTGCCCAAGTTCTACCAGCACATCCACTTCCAGCGTCCCTCGATCGCTCCCCTAGCACCGACGGCCCTTCCGGGCAGCTATCTGTTCCACCATCCGAAGGACTCGCATGCCCCGGCCCCGAGCAACATCCATCACGACTACACCAAGCTGGTCGATCTGCGCGGTGCGACGACACCGACGGGGCACGATTCCGTCGAGGCGAAGCCAACAACCACCGTCAAAGCGAATGCCGTCCAGCAGCAGAAGCCCTCCGCGCCTTCGCCGAACCTCATCCAGCAATCGTTCCAGGCTCAGAAGACGTCGCCCAAGCCCCAGCAGTTCCctacgcagcagcaacagcagcagttccaCCAGCAGGTTGCAACGATTTCCACTGCAACCggaccgcagcagcagcagcagcagcaaacgggcCCGGGACAGGCTCCGAACGCCCCTACCGCACAACAGTTCCCACCGCAACAGCACCTCATCTACCGGCCACAGGTATCgccccaacagcagcaacagcaacccaTTCTGATTCATCCCCACGCTCACCCGCAACTCGGAGGGCCTCCTGGCTTCTTCCCACCCTCGCATGTCATCCAATCGATCCCCTTCTACAATCCCCAAGGCCAGATGGTGGTCAACCACATCCCGGTCATGTCCAACCACCACATGTTCCAGATGTCCCCGCCGCAACCGATCGCCATACCGGTGCACGTACAGTTGATCCCTCCGTCCCAGAACCATCTGTACgctgcccagcagcagcagcagcagcaagcaccgCTTCATCCGCATCAGCCGCAGGATGGTCTTCAAGCCATCCCGGTGCGTATCATGCAACCCATCCCGAATCCCGTCCACCTCTACTCGCCCGTCAATCCCTTCCTGCCGCCGCTGCaagcccagcagcagcaatcgttccaccatcaccaccacaaccCGCATCACCCGATCGTCACTGTGACGCCCAAGACaacctcctcctcatcctcctccccTACCACCACAAACtaccagcaccatcagcatcatcctcATCCGGCTTCCCACGGCCACCATGCGGGCAACCACACCCAGGTCGCGTCCACCGCAGGCCAACCTTCCCCCACGTCCCAGAATCATCCGCATTCGCATCCGCATCCGCATCATAGCTCACACTCGTTTAATGCCATTCCCACTGTTTTCAAGTTCACCAGTTCTAATGCGATCCCACACCCACAGAAGACGACGACGCTCGGCGGAGGGCCCACGTCCTCGTCCTCCCCAACAGTGACCGCGCAGCATCATCGCTACAACACGCCGAACGTGCAGCTGAGCGGCCCCTCGATTAGCCCTACGCCCGCCCACCGCCACCGGTACTCCACCGCCAGCGGAGGAGCGACGGGTGCCGGCGGCACCAGATCGTCCCCATCATCGtcctccccctcctcctcatcctcctccgcTAGCTCACCGTCACCGACCTCGGCCACGCGCTCCAGCTCCCGCTACACGTCCGCGGTCGGTCAGGTCAGTGGTCCGACGGTCAGCTCGACCGTGGCCAACCATCGCTACGCACCCCTGCCAACGGTCCCGGCTTCGCCCGCTGGTCTACGGGAGAAATTCACCGCTGCGGCGTTCCAACCATCCGCCAGCGAGTCCAAGCAGACAACCCGCAAGCTGGAATCGCCGACCTCCAaggtcaacaacaacaacaacaaccaggCCGGAGTCACCGATACCGTCGGAAGTCCGTCCAATGCCGTTTCACCCAAATATGAATCATTTGGTGTCGAGAACGCCGTCACGCCAACGCCACCCGCCGAATCCTTGCTGTCTGCCGCCACGCCCACCGCCAGCAGCTTGTCACAGATTCACCACTCCCCCACCGCTTCGCCCGCTTCCCGCACCACCCTCGCCGGAGGTCCCGGTGCCTTCAGTTACAGCAATTTTGTCGACGCCTCGGGTGCCGTCAGTGTCACCGCCAAGCTAACCTCCGAGCAGACATCTTCCTCACCGCACCACcgcactagcagcagcagcagcgccagtaCGGCATCGCTTGCGTCTTCTTCTTCCGCTTCTTCTGCAGGTTCGCCTTCCCCCACAACGCCCATTTCCATCACCACGCAGGCCACCTACGTGCCGCCGCCCAAGTCCTACATCCAGCAGCTAGGTCCCACGATCGGTGTGAAGTATCCGCCCGCCTTCAAGAGCATGCCCTCGGTGACGATCCTGCCGCCACAGATTGAGACCCCGATCGCGTCCACCCTCAAGACCTACCAGTATCTGAACCACCACGACACGTACGATTTCATTCCTTCGCGCGTCGTCGAGCTGGCGCACGTCAAAAAGATGAACGGTCAGAAGCACGGTAAGCGCACCAAGACACAGAAGGGACAGAAGAAGCCCAACGGTCCAATGGCTGGTCCGGCAGGAGCGGGAATGGGTCCCAATGgcaaccaccatcatcacgtCACGGTCACGAGCAGCAAGCCGTTGCGCTTCTACCCCGGAGATGGACCGGAATATGCCACGCACCGTCCCGAAGCTCAGCTCAGCGTTCAGCTGCCTCCGCCGGAGAAGGATTACACCATGACCTATTACGGAACGCCCAAGCACAACCAGAAAGTGCAGCGACCCAAGAACTTTGTCACACCGCTGCATTCCTACCAGAGCTCCTCGACTACACCGATTCCGCCGCCGTCTGCCGTGACCGTCCCATCATCCTCGGCTCCTTCGGTAGTGTCCTCTGTGTCCTCGCCAGCCCCTGCAAGCGCTAGCACCACTTCCGCACCACCGCCACAGGTAACGGCACAGGGAGGCCGGAACGTAACCGTCTCGACGTTCCGTTCGGCCACTGCTTCCAGCACGGCCCATTACTACAAGAACCGGAACGAAAAGTCGGACGATCTTACCACCATGGGCATCACCACGATGCGGCCCCGCATGATGCTCAAAACCATCTACCGCCAGTTCCCGGGATCGTTCGTGTCGACCTCGACGTCGACGTCCACGGAAAAGCCGGTCCAGAAGTGGGTACCGAAGCGACCGAGAACCAGCAGCAAATCGACGAGCGGTGAGTTTTCCACATCCACGCTTCCCTCTTCCTCGCTGCCGGTCAGTGGCGAACAGGCGGTTGCATCGTCCGAACGCGCGATTGACGTCGTCACTAAAACTCCGGTCGTGCCTGTCGTGCGGTCCAACCTCGATCAGCAGATGCAGCGCGTCCGTGCATCGAGAGGACGCAGCCGATACACGTACCGCAGAATTCCGTCCGGCAATCCGCCACCAATCCCGaccggtcagcagcagcagcagcagcacctaaCTGGCAGCAGCATGCGGACGAGCCGCATGCGAAACAGCAACTTCAGCTCCtcgaccaccaccatcaagccCATCCCCAGTGTAACCTCTTCCGTGTTCGACAGCAACCGTATCGATGGCCGCTCGTTCGAACAGCAGGAACGCAAGGCCGAAGAAATGGTCATGACGACGGCCACGGCCAAGAATGCGTCGaatgaaaaaatcaaacgCGACACCAGTGAAGCCACGGACGACAACAAGGAAGAGACCGATCGTACGACGGTCGCCGTAGCGGAGCAGCTCGTCGCCCAGCAGGCCGAACACAAGCAGGACGCGCTGGAGGTGACGGAGCCGGAAAAGGAGTTCGTTATGGTGAAGGCCAACATTTCGCCTCCGATTGCCACGAACCAATCGAATATGGTACTCTTCGAGGCCAGTGATGCCGGGTCGTTCGATGCAAGTAGCGGCCCTGCCGCTGTGGAAAGCTCGGGACGATCGATTGGTTCGGCTTTCGATGATCTCACGATGTCCATCATCAACCACGCGAAAGCGATCGTAAATCAGACGGAAAAGCCCGCCGACCCGGCACAGGAAGAGCTGAGCGCTACGGAGCCAACCGTCGCACCCGCCGTCGCAAGCGGTAAATCGATCGAAAGCAACGAGATCGCTCATAAGGACGAGTACGAGCCGGAAACGACGGTTGAGGTGACGACGGCCGCGGCCGGTAGCACCAGCTCCCCAGTTACGGAAAGCACCGTCAGTGAAACGATAGGCACCACCTTTGAGGATGGCGTCGAAGGTGCTACTGCCGATGATGGGGCAAGCCAAACGACAGTGGCTGTCGATGTTGCTTAA
- the LOC120893560 gene encoding threonine-rich protein-like: MLKVVVGLVTVCVLLAVTSGQTDPPTTTVAPTTTTVAPTTTTTVAPTTTTTVAPGQTTTTTVAPGQTTTTTVASGPVTTTGSTDTTTPSSAPQDVKAALVPVLLGAYVAMSILVN, translated from the coding sequence atgtTGAAAGTTGTTGTGGGACTAGTGACTGTTTGTGTCCTGCTCGCAGTCACCAGTGGTCAAACAGATCCTCCCACTACTACGGTAGCaccgaccaccaccacggtaGCACCgaccactaccactactgtGGCACCgaccactaccactactgtGGCACCTGGacaaacaaccaccaccacagtgGCACCTGGacaaacaaccaccaccacagtgGCATCTGGACCAGTAACCACTACCGGAAGTACCGATACAACGACACCTTCAAGTGCCCCACAGGATGTGAAAGCTGCCCTCGTACCAGTGTTGTTGGGAGCATACGTGGCAATGTCGATACTAGTCAACTAA
- the LOC120893559 gene encoding uncharacterized protein LOC120893559, producing MQSPLQLNKILSATVSFVDLQLISIDINSCVGCFSVLDLLQLLEMKNLQLRAIIALVILCIQQAQSLQCYVCLSAVSFDDCSTKAQKIDCDSPPPDLPFPFTTSTARNGNFACGKGSGSGSGGQVFMKSCIPKMTETEFCALLTAEVEADGKVDVCKVCNDNLCNASSVRVLTGALLLLTVGLIFRT from the exons ATGCAGTCACCGCTACAACTTAACAAGATACTCAGCGCTACGGTATCTTTTGTTGACTTACAATTGATAAGCATCGATATAAATAGCTGCGTCGGCTGTTTCTCGGTGCTAGATTTGCTACAACTTTTAGAAATGAAAAACCTGCAGCTACGAGCCATCATTGCGCTGGTAATACTGTGCATCCAACAGG CACAATCTCTCCAGTGCTACGTGTGTCTAAGTGCGGTGAGCTTTGACGACTGCTCCACTAAAGCCCAGAAAATTGACTGTGACTCACCGCCGCCCGATCTGCCGTTCCCGTTCACCACGTCAACGGCTAGAAATGGCAACTTCGCGTGCGGAAAGGGCAGCGGATCCGGTTCGGGAGGGCAGGTCTTTATGAAATCGTGCATTCCCAAAATGACCGAGACAGAGTTCTGTGCCTTGCTAACGGCGGAAGTGGAGGCGGACGGCAAAGTGGACGTATGTAAAGTGTGCAACGACAATCTATGTAACGCAAGCAGTGTGCGAGTGTTGACCGgtgctttgctgctgttgaccGTTGGTCTAATTTTTCGCACGTAG